The Achromobacter pestifer genome includes a region encoding these proteins:
- a CDS encoding ABC transporter substrate-binding protein, translated as MKLHARGLAVGLCLGAALVGQAQAADKPPVKIGILTDMSGTYAGMGGPGSVAAAQLAIDDCLAAECKGMKIELVSADNQNKADVGAAKAREWFDRDGVTAIADLTNSAVALAVQGIAREKNKVVMFSGPATTALTNKECSPVGFHWMFDTYSQSAGGAKATVRAGGKSWYFITVDYAFGHSLEADTAKAVQALGGTVAGSVRHPLNAPDFASYLLQAQASKAQVVALANGGQDTVNAVKQAREFGIVAGGQRLVSLLIFLSDLRALGLESAQGLSYVDGFYWDYDDATRQWSGRFEKAFRGLKPTMTQAGVYSSVRHYLRSVAASGSTDGKVVADKMRALPIEDPIMRNASIRPDGRVIHDMYLYEVKKPAESKGGWDYSKLVATIPAAEAFQPLADSSCPLVKK; from the coding sequence ATGAAATTGCACGCACGCGGGCTGGCCGTAGGCTTGTGTCTGGGCGCCGCTCTGGTTGGCCAGGCGCAGGCGGCGGATAAGCCGCCAGTGAAGATCGGCATTCTGACGGACATGTCTGGCACCTATGCCGGCATGGGGGGACCGGGTTCGGTGGCGGCGGCGCAATTGGCGATCGACGACTGCCTGGCCGCGGAATGCAAGGGCATGAAGATCGAGCTGGTGTCCGCGGACAACCAGAACAAGGCCGACGTGGGCGCGGCCAAGGCGCGCGAATGGTTCGACCGCGACGGCGTCACCGCCATCGCCGACCTGACCAACTCCGCGGTGGCGCTGGCGGTGCAAGGCATTGCGCGCGAAAAGAACAAGGTGGTGATGTTTTCGGGTCCCGCCACCACGGCGCTGACCAACAAAGAATGCTCGCCGGTGGGTTTCCACTGGATGTTCGACACCTATTCGCAGTCCGCGGGCGGCGCCAAGGCCACCGTGCGGGCGGGCGGCAAGTCCTGGTATTTCATCACCGTGGACTACGCCTTCGGCCACTCGCTGGAAGCCGACACGGCCAAGGCCGTGCAGGCGCTGGGCGGCACCGTGGCCGGCAGCGTGCGCCACCCCCTGAACGCGCCGGACTTCGCGTCCTATCTGCTGCAGGCGCAGGCCTCCAAGGCCCAGGTCGTGGCCCTGGCCAACGGCGGCCAGGACACGGTCAACGCGGTCAAGCAGGCGCGCGAATTCGGCATCGTGGCCGGCGGCCAGCGCCTGGTGTCGCTGCTGATCTTCCTGTCGGACCTGCGTGCGCTCGGCCTGGAAAGCGCCCAGGGCCTGTCCTACGTGGACGGCTTCTACTGGGACTACGACGACGCCACGCGCCAATGGTCCGGGCGCTTCGAGAAGGCCTTCCGCGGCCTGAAGCCCACCATGACGCAGGCCGGCGTGTACTCCAGCGTGCGGCACTACCTGCGTTCGGTCGCGGCTTCCGGCAGCACCGACGGCAAGGTGGTGGCCGACAAGATGCGCGCGCTGCCCATCGAGGATCCGATCATGCGCAACGCTTCCATCCGTCCCGATGGCCGCGTGATCCACGACATGTACCTGTATGAAGTGAAAAAGCCGGCCGAGTCCAAGGGCGGCTGGGACTATTCCAAGCTGGTGGCCACCATCCCGGCCGCCGAGGCCTTCCAGCCCCTGGCGGATTCGAGCTGCCCGTTGGTCAAGAAGTAA